One window of the Eucalyptus grandis isolate ANBG69807.140 chromosome 8, ASM1654582v1, whole genome shotgun sequence genome contains the following:
- the LOC104416211 gene encoding putative calcium-transporting ATPase 13, plasma membrane-type, whose product MTSILRRNFVCYEVSPNLPAMHKFAKQWHLAFATIYCSRAITDSPKKAKKLSPRKSPSYASISIHDPVLSTSSDHPSSFDIDQSQLTKLVKDKDLGHLQELGGVQKVPSTLETDVSAGINSDPDDVSHRQNAFGINSYKKPPTKSFFHFVVEAFKDLTIMILLVCAGFSPGLGIKENGIKEGWCDGASIFVAVFLVIAVPARSNYHQNRQFEKLSQASGNILIDVIRKGRPQQVSIFEIVVRDVVYLKIGDQVPADGLFLDGHSLQIDESSMTGESDHVEVNHKENPFLFSGTKVADGYGQMLVTSVGMNTTWGEMMSSISRDNSEQTPLQARLNKLTSSFGKVGLAVAFLVLVVLLIRYFTGNTHGEYGNREFIAGQTTGDEIINSVVSIIAAAVTILVVAIPEGLQLAVTLTLAYSMKRMMADQVVVRKLSACETIRSATTICTDKTGTLTMNQMKVTKFWVSQDSVAENTYSSVSKFILDLIQDGVALNTTGSVYRSSLGSEFEFSGSPTEKAILSWAASQLSMDMEDTKKRCEVIQVEAFNSQKKRSGVLIRKSSDNTFHVHWKGAAEMLLAKCSSFYDESGIVKDLDTDERMRFEQIIQGMAASSLRCIAFAHKQVSEEAIKEREDGKKIQEDGLTLLGLVGIKDPCRPDVKSAVQACQDAGVNIKMITGDNIFTAKAIATECGILRPEDDASSGAIVEGAEFQHYTPEERLQRVEKIRVMARSSPFDKLLMVQCLKQKGHVVAVTGDGTNDAPALKEADIGLSMGIQGTEVAKESSDIVILDDNFASVVTGLRWGRCVYNNIQKFIQCQLTVNVAALVINFVAAVSSGDVPLAAVQLLWVNLIMDTLGALALALALATERPTRELMEKPPVGRTEPLITNVMWRNIVAQATYQMAILLTLQFKGESLFGVDEAVKQTLIFNAFVLCQVFNEFNARKLEKRNVFEGIHKNKLFLGIIFVTVVLQVVMVEFLKRFADTERLSWGQWGACVGIAAVSWPVGWVIKCIPVPDIPIFIYLGLKSKKLARKIVHREQ is encoded by the exons ATGACGAGCATTCTCCGTCGCAACTTTGTCTGCTATGAGGTCTCTCCCAACTTGCCCGCCATGCACAAGTTTGCCAAGCAATGGCACTTGGCCTTCGCGACCATATATTGCTCCCGAGCCATTACTGACTCCCCAAAGAAAGCCAAGAAGTTGTCCCCACGAAAATCTCCTTCCTACGCTTCGATTTCGATCCACGATCCGGTCCTGAGCACCAGCTCTGATCATCCCAGCTCCTTTGACATTGATCAGTCACAGCTCACCAAGCTGGTCAAGGACAAGGACCTTGGCCACCTCCAAGAATTAGGCGGGGTCCAGAAAGTTCCCTCAACACTCGAAACTGATGTCTCGGCCGGAATAAACAGCGACCCAGACGACGTCTCTCACCGGCAAAATGCGTTTGGCATCAACTCATACAAGAAGCCGCCTACCAAGAGCTTCTTCCACTTCGTGGTCGAGGCCTTCAAGGACCTCACAATCATGATTCTTCTTGTTTGCGCCGGGTTTTCACCTGGGCTTGGGATCAAGGAGAATGGGATCAAGGAAGGATGGTGTGACGGTGCCAGCATATTCGTCGCAGTGTTCCTTGTGATTGCCGTGCCCGCTAGGAGCAATTACCACCAGAACCGGCAGTTTGAAAAATTGTCTCAGGCGAGCGGTAATATTCTTATTGATGTGATAAGGAAGGGTCGGCCGCAGCAGGTTTCCATATTTGAGATCGTCGTTAGAGACGTTGTTTATTTGAAGATCGGTGATCAAGTTCCAGCAGACGGGCTGTTCCTGGACGGGCATTCCTTGCAG ATTGATGAATCGAGCATGACTGGGGAGAGTGATCACGTAGAAGTGAACCACAAGGAGAATCCGTTcctgttctcaggaacaaaggTTGCTGATGGGTATGGTCAGATGCTGGTTACATCCGTGGGCATGAACACGACGTGGGGTGAGATGATGAGCTCGATCAGCCGCGACAACAGCGAACAGACCCCTTTACAGGCTCGGCTCAACAAGCTCACTTCGTCATTTGGCAAAGTAGGCTTGGCAGTCGCTTTCCTGGTTCTCGTGGTCCTGCTGATACGCTATTTCACGGGAAACACACATGGTGAATATGGGAACCGGGAATTCATTGCAGGCCAAACCACAGGTGACGAAATCATAAACTCTGTGGTGAGCATCATTGCAGCTGCAGTGACCATCCTGGTGGTCGCAATTCCTGAAGGCTTGCAACTTGCGGTAACCCTCACTCTTGCTTATTCGATGAAGAGGATGATGGCAGATCAGGTGGTGGTGAGGAAGCTTTCGGCCTGTGAAACGATAAGGTCAGCCACCACTATTTGCACCGACAAGACCGGCACTCTCACAATGAACCAGATGAAGGTGACGAAATTCTGGGTCAGCCAAGACTCTGTGGCGGAAAACACCTACTCCTCTGTCTCCAAGTTCATCCTGGATCTGATTCAGGATGGGGTTGCTTTGAACACCACGGGCAGTGTCTATAGGTCGTCTTTGGGATCGGAGTTTGAGTTCTCTGGTAGTCCCACCGAGAAAGCAATTCTTTCCTGGGCCGCTTCGCAATTGAGCATGGACATGGAGGACACAAAGAAGAGGTGTGAAGTCATCCAAGTCGAAGCCTTCAACTCACAGAAGAAGAGAAGCGGTGTCCTAATAAGGAAGAGCTCGGACAACACATTCCATGTGCACTGGAAAGGAGCGGCAGAGATGTTATTGGCAAAGTGCTCGAGCTTCTATGACGAGTCGGGGATAGTGAAAGATTTGGACACAGATGAAAGGATGAGATTCGAGCAAATTATTCAGGGGATGGCAGCGAGCAGCCTCAGGTGCATCGCTTTCGCTCATAAACAAGTCTCCGAGGAAGCgatcaaagaaagagaagacggGAAGAAGATCCAAGAGGATGGCCTGACATTACTAGGACTTGTCGGTATTAAGGATCCTTGCCGTCCGGATGTGAAGAGTGCAGTCCAAGCTTGTCAGGATGCGGGAGTGAACATCAAGATGATAACGGGAGACAACATCTTCACCGCCAAGGCCATCGCCACGGAGTGCGGGATTCTCAGGCCCGAGGATGATGCCTCCAGTGGAGCCATCGTGGAAGGAGCCGAGTTTCAGCACTACACACCTGAGGAGAGGCTTCAGAGAGTCGAGAAAATCCGGGTCATGGCGAGATCCTCGCCTTTTGATAAGCTCCTCATGGTTCAATGCTTGAAGCAGAAAGGCCATGTGGTCGCTGTCACTGGGGATGGCACAAACGATGCACCAGCCCTTAAGGAAGCCGACATAGGGCTTTCGATGGGCATCCAAGGCACCGAGGTCGCCAAAGAGAGCTCGGACATTGTAATCCTCGACGACAACTTTGCCTCCGTGGTGACAGGGCTGCGGTGGGGTCGATGCGTCTACAATAACATCCAGAAGTTCATCCAGTGCCAGCTCACCGTGAATGTTGCCGCCCTTGTGATCAATTTTGTGGCTGCGGTCTCTTCCGGCGACGTCCCCTTGGCGGCCGTCCAGCTATTGTGGGTGAACCTGATCATGGACACACTCGGCGCCCTAGCCCTGGCCCTCGCCCTGGCCACGGAGCGACCCACCAGGGAGCTCATGGAGAAGCCCCCCGTGGGACGGACTGAGCCGCTCATAACAAACGTCATGTGGAGGAACATTGTGGCCCAAGCAACATACCAAATGGCCATCCTACTCACTCTCCAGTTCAAGGGCGAATCACTCTTCGGCGTGGACGAGGCGGTGAAGCAGACATTGATATTCAACGCGTTCGTCTTGTGCCAGGTCTTCAACGAGTTCAACGCGAGGAAACTCGAGAAGAGGAATGTGTTCGAGGGCATTCATAAGAACAAGCTGTTCCTCGGGATCATCTTCGTGACAGTGGTCCTCCAGGTGGTGATGGTTGAGTTCCTAAAGCGGTTCGCTGACACGGAGCGGTTGAGCTGGGGACAATGGGGTGCATGTGTCGGGATCGCGGCCGTGTCTTGGCCTGTCGGTTGGGTCATCAAGTGCATCCCGGTCCCTGATATACCAATCTTCATCTACTTGGGATTGAAAAGCAAGAAGCTCGCGAGGAAAATCGTGCACAGAGAGCAGTAG